The following nucleotide sequence is from Tribolium castaneum strain GA2 chromosome 5, icTriCast1.1, whole genome shotgun sequence.
GGGAATATCATCAAAATTGCACATGATAACAAAGTCgtgcaaaaatatttcaatgaCTTGGTTCGGGACACGATCGAATATCGCGATAAGAATAACATTGTCCGAGACGATTTTATGAACATTTTGATGCAAATGCGATCGACTGGCATGGAGTTCAAGGAAATTGTTGCACAAGCTTTCCTGTTTTTCACCGCCGGGTTTGAAACTTCCTCGTCTACTATGAGTAACTGCATTCACGAACTGGCCCACAACCAGGAAATTCAGGATAAATTGAGGGAAGAAATCCACGAGAATTTGGGCCGGGAGTCCTCGAAATACACCTATGACGACGTTCTAGCCTTACCTTATTTGGACAAATGTGTCAAAGGTTTAACATCGTTCggtttgaaaacaaaattttttaacaatatttgcagaaactttaagaaaatatCCACCGGTGGCAATGCTCAACCGAATTTGTGTCAAACCGTACAAAATTCCAGACACTGAGACTGTGGTGGAAGTCAATACTCCGGTCATAGTCTCAGTTTTAGGACTTCACCGAGACCCGGAATACTTTCCGGAGCCGTTAGAATTCGACCCCGAGAGGTtcagtaatagtaataaaattgcaCCTTTTACGTATTTACCGTTTGGTGATGGCCCCAGGAACTGCATTGGTGAGtcaaaataatagaaatatttttttaaataatttttaggttTGAGGTTTGGTTTGATGCAAACAAAGTTGGGCCTTGCAACCTTGCTTAATGATTTCAAGTTTTACCCAAGTCCTAAATCGCCGCGACATTTGGCCGTCGACCCGAGTACTACCACGCTTGTGTTCAGTGTTTTGAACGGAGTCCATACGAAAATTgttaaagtttgattttttgttattatttttttcaaataaatgaaCTAATTATGTGCTgggtttttttaatatatttttgtttattactaAACGAATTTGTCTAAAAATTGATGTATTTGTCTTTTGACGTTTTTTACGTTTACATAAATTGCTACTTTATTGGAATTCtgagttttaataaaacgtttAATAATCAATCAAGTCAAGTAAAATTTTCGTGGTTTCTGCTGGCCTGTCTTTGGACACAAAAGTTACGTCTCCTTACGACACTTTATCCAAGACTTTATCACTTTTGTGGTAaaggtaaataaaacaatttttatttgtagattagtgttattattatttattaatcacCATGATAAtgaaattagtttattaaataactattaaatggtacaacaattaaacaaaatcacaatttttcgACTTTCACAATTATGCCTTTTGCTGGCACCATCGCTAGTGACTTTGAAGGCCTGTCGTATTCCACAAATTTGGGAGTCTTCGGACTT
It contains:
- the LOC657412 gene encoding cytochrome P450 6a2, which codes for MLLLTAIELSSVFIISLLFAYYLYYRYCFTYWKKRGAPQLTPTFPVGDLSTAAWGKESVYLRLQTLYHKFKDAGHKFGGIYFLNGPIYFPVHPDLIKRLLVTDFEHFVDRGMYIDEEKLPLTAHIFSMKGEQWKNVRMKFTPTFTSGKMKSMYNILVQVSQHLIKTLDPVAEQGLEVDIKELLMRYTTDIIGSTAFGVDCNSLDNPNTEFNRMVAMIFNNPSWKLYKMALEEGLQNPGNIIKIAHDNKVVQKYFNDLVRDTIEYRDKNNIVRDDFMNILMQMRSTGMEFKEIVAQAFLFFTAGFETSSSTMSNCIHELAHNQEIQDKLREEIHENLGRESSKYTYDDVLALPYLDKCVKETLRKYPPVAMLNRICVKPYKIPDTETVVEVNTPVIVSVLGLHRDPEYFPEPLEFDPERFSNSNKIAPFTYLPFGDGPRNCIGLRFGLMQTKLGLATLLNDFKFYPSPKSPRHLAVDPSTTTLVFSVLNGVHTKIVKV